A region of Cloacibacillus sp. DNA encodes the following proteins:
- a CDS encoding chromate transporter: MSLLELFVFFFRISAVTFGGGIVILGMVQLEEEKRRDIDPEVFADMVSLAASMPGPIAVSISWLMGRHYRGLIGSIVAVAGAILPPFLIILFLSPFIIKYSDVPAVKGFFRGVLAGTSAIIVLVIIDNVKNALFGKWWNLVPYLLVISLIGVLNLHPLLVMAAVIAMQFVHERITAK; the protein is encoded by the coding sequence ATGAGCTTGCTTGAACTTTTTGTCTTCTTTTTTAGAATAAGCGCCGTCACCTTCGGAGGCGGTATTGTGATTCTCGGCATGGTGCAGCTGGAGGAAGAAAAGCGGCGTGACATCGACCCGGAGGTCTTTGCCGACATGGTCAGCCTCGCGGCTTCGATGCCGGGTCCCATAGCCGTTTCCATCTCCTGGCTCATGGGACGCCATTACCGTGGGCTTATCGGCAGCATCGTCGCCGTTGCCGGCGCTATATTGCCGCCGTTCCTTATAATACTTTTCTTATCTCCATTTATAATAAAGTATTCCGACGTACCGGCGGTCAAGGGATTTTTCCGCGGTGTCCTTGCCGGTACGAGCGCGATAATCGTCCTTGTTATTATCGATAATGTAAAAAACGCCCTCTTTGGAAAATGGTGGAACCTCGTTCCGTATCTGCTGGTGATCTCACTGATCGGCGTCCTCAATTTGCACCCCCTCCTGGTCATGGCCGCGGTCATCGCGATGCAGTTCGTCCATGAAAGGATTACGGCAAAATAA
- a CDS encoding chromate transporter: MFAFMQIGITAFGGGLSTLPLIEYQLVTKNGWMGVEEFNQMVAVSQVTPGPIAINAATFAGYQQAGFWGSLTSTLALVAAPLLALSIILFLLQRVSPEKSKNFKLMLRPVVAGLLTLSIISPFTSTWNNGVMAIALFAAGVGLVKYSKFFKENPAAMLIIFGIFGAIFLR, from the coding sequence ATCTTTGCCTTTATGCAGATTGGGATAACGGCCTTTGGCGGCGGCCTTTCTACACTGCCGCTGATAGAATACCAGCTTGTAACGAAAAACGGCTGGATGGGTGTTGAGGAGTTCAATCAGATGGTGGCCGTATCACAGGTCACTCCAGGGCCGATAGCGATCAACGCCGCGACCTTCGCCGGCTACCAGCAGGCCGGTTTCTGGGGGTCGTTGACCTCTACGCTCGCTCTTGTAGCCGCGCCGCTTTTAGCACTTTCCATCATACTTTTTCTGCTTCAGCGTGTGAGTCCGGAGAAGAGTAAGAACTTTAAATTGATGCTTCGCCCTGTTGTAGCCGGACTTTTGACCCTTTCGATAATATCGCCGTTTACCTCGACATGGAATAACGGTGTCATGGCGATCGCCCTCTTTGCCGCGGGGGTCGGACTTGTCAAATACAGTAAGTTCTTTAAAGAAAATCCGGCGGCGATGCTTATAATATTTGGAATATTTGGAGCAATTTTTCTGCGCTGA
- the dctP gene encoding TRAP transporter substrate-binding protein DctP, with amino-acid sequence MKKFALMFAVMFLFVAMISPATAAPTVFRFAGQSSPDHMATKMMEQMAKEINEGTQGRVEVKVYPASQLGNYTLVMEEMIRGTVDMACMSVATDFDPRLEILYANGYVTGYDAAKKAFDPDAWLPKKLNEFLTPLGVRLIGSYIEGFIGIASAKEAKAPLDPKVDKGLLTRVPNMVCYTAGAKEMGYRPITIPYPDVYQSMQTGVCDAADGYPTAAAYTILGDVIKYWYATNYSMEYLAYMVSDKSWKKLSPEDQKVFLDIAKKYTLKSIDNVKAEDEKYMQLMEKKGIKVYRYTEEQLRPIKEACMRTLGKRSVKPAPVRS; translated from the coding sequence GTGAAGAAATTTGCACTTATGTTTGCAGTAATGTTCCTGTTTGTAGCTATGATAAGCCCCGCAACTGCCGCGCCGACGGTGTTCCGTTTCGCCGGCCAGTCTTCGCCGGATCATATGGCGACGAAGATGATGGAGCAGATGGCTAAGGAGATCAACGAGGGCACGCAGGGCCGCGTCGAGGTCAAAGTCTATCCGGCGAGCCAGCTTGGCAATTACACCCTTGTTATGGAAGAGATGATCCGCGGTACCGTCGATATGGCCTGTATGTCGGTCGCTACGGACTTCGATCCGCGTCTTGAGATTCTTTACGCCAACGGATATGTTACGGGTTATGACGCCGCTAAAAAGGCCTTTGACCCCGATGCGTGGCTTCCTAAGAAGCTCAACGAATTCCTTACCCCCCTCGGTGTCCGCCTCATCGGCTCCTATATCGAGGGCTTTATCGGCATAGCCTCGGCGAAAGAGGCGAAGGCTCCCCTGGATCCGAAGGTTGACAAAGGCCTTCTCACCCGTGTTCCGAACATGGTCTGCTATACGGCCGGCGCGAAGGAAATGGGATATCGTCCCATCACCATCCCCTATCCCGATGTCTATCAGTCAATGCAGACCGGCGTCTGTGATGCCGCCGACGGCTATCCGACGGCTGCCGCCTACACCATCCTCGGCGATGTCATTAAGTATTGGTACGCTACGAACTACTCGATGGAATACCTCGCCTATATGGTAAGCGATAAATCATGGAAGAAGCTAAGCCCCGAAGATCAGAAGGTATTCCTCGATATCGCCAAGAAGTACACGCTGAAGTCGATAGACAACGTGAAGGCGGAAGACGAGAAGTACATGCAGCTTATGGAAAAGAAGGGCATCAAGGTTTACAGATACACTGAAGAGCAGCTGCGCCCCATCAAAGAGGCCTGCATGAGAACTCTTGGGAAGAGATCGGTAAAGCCGGCGCCGGTACGGAGCTGA
- a CDS encoding TRAP transporter small permease subunit, protein MSIDEIKVEQTIPSDLEDIQPNVRPPKCLFDKITVSLYSIICFVMSMLLTVIISAATIMRYVFEMDLYGYEEWIKIFAFWLYFMGAGYGAFAGTHVSADLVQSYVKEGVLKRLLIFIKTVITLGVTLLFTKYGWDYLIFGFLGPLGTGVALPRTVAWRIPLWTAYLSIFLGLVSMSYYFMWDMIRAGKILFSGGKK, encoded by the coding sequence ATGTCAATTGATGAAATAAAGGTCGAACAGACGATACCGTCCGATCTTGAAGACATCCAGCCAAATGTAAGACCCCCAAAATGTCTCTTTGACAAAATCACCGTTAGTTTATATTCGATCATCTGTTTTGTGATGTCAATGCTTCTTACCGTAATCATCAGCGCGGCGACGATAATGCGCTACGTATTTGAGATGGATCTCTACGGTTATGAAGAGTGGATCAAAATATTTGCCTTCTGGCTCTACTTTATGGGCGCCGGATATGGGGCCTTCGCCGGTACCCATGTCTCCGCCGACCTTGTCCAGTCTTATGTTAAGGAGGGAGTTCTCAAGAGGCTCCTGATTTTCATAAAGACCGTTATAACGCTTGGAGTGACCCTTCTTTTTACAAAGTATGGCTGGGATTATCTTATCTTCGGATTCCTCGGCCCTCTGGGGACCGGCGTCGCGCTCCCGCGTACGGTTGCCTGGAGAATACCCCTCTGGACGGCTTATCTGTCGATATTCCTCGGTCTCGTTTCAATGTCTTACTATTTCATGTGGGACATGATCAGGGCGGGAAAGATACTCTTCTCTGGAGGTAAAAAGTAA
- a CDS encoding TRAP transporter large permease, which translates to MIYVALIILISALVIGVPVPVSFMASCAWLIFFGGPNMEGYQATQLLPYGFTQMNSVSLIAIAMFILAGGIMERGRIAEKLIDMVDVFVGHIKGGLGIVGTVSCAVFGSICGAACATLSCIGAIMFPRFKQGGYPMGHACALMANASLLGLLIPPNATLIIFAWISGISVLACFLSTIGPGIVTTILISAVNVWMLRDNKQVFVTKKRTGAERLKMFRERGRLAIPALFMPVMVLGGIYGGIMTTTEASALAVLYCIPIGLFVYKGLTWKTLYLIVVECSITTGVIMVMLYSVSMLSRLYILEDLPGKVLYLFYSISTNKWVIMFMINIFLVLMGMLMDDISVVVLTTPILLPIIMELGINPVHYAAVVGVNTALGCITPPAAPVLYLSGRVGGASINEIMKPALTFMVLCWIPVLLV; encoded by the coding sequence ATGATCTATGTAGCACTTATAATACTCATTTCCGCGCTCGTCATCGGCGTTCCCGTGCCAGTCAGCTTCATGGCCTCCTGCGCCTGGCTGATATTCTTCGGCGGCCCGAACATGGAGGGCTATCAGGCGACGCAGCTGCTTCCCTACGGCTTCACGCAGATGAACTCCGTCTCGCTCATCGCGATCGCGATGTTCATCCTTGCCGGCGGCATCATGGAGCGCGGGCGCATCGCGGAAAAGCTCATCGACATGGTCGATGTCTTTGTCGGCCACATCAAGGGCGGGCTTGGCATCGTCGGTACAGTCTCCTGCGCGGTATTCGGCTCTATCTGCGGCGCCGCCTGCGCGACGCTCTCCTGCATCGGCGCGATCATGTTCCCGCGTTTCAAACAGGGCGGATACCCGATGGGACACGCCTGCGCGCTGATGGCCAACGCTTCGCTGCTGGGGCTGCTCATTCCCCCCAACGCGACGCTTATCATCTTTGCCTGGATCAGCGGCATCTCCGTTCTCGCCTGCTTCCTTTCGACGATCGGACCGGGAATCGTCACCACGATATTGATCTCCGCCGTCAACGTCTGGATGCTGCGCGATAACAAGCAGGTCTTTGTCACAAAGAAGCGTACCGGCGCGGAACGTTTGAAGATGTTCCGTGAACGCGGACGCCTCGCGATTCCGGCCCTCTTTATGCCGGTCATGGTCCTCGGTGGTATCTACGGCGGCATCATGACGACGACCGAGGCCTCCGCTCTTGCCGTCCTCTACTGCATACCGATTGGACTTTTCGTCTATAAGGGACTTACATGGAAGACCCTCTACCTGATCGTGGTGGAATGCTCCATCACAACGGGCGTCATTATGGTAATGCTCTATTCCGTCTCGATGCTCTCAAGACTCTATATCCTTGAAGACCTCCCCGGAAAGGTGCTTTACCTCTTCTACTCGATCTCAACGAACAAATGGGTAATCATGTTCATGATCAATATATTCCTTGTCCTTATGGGAATGCTCATGGACGACATCAGCGTCGTCGTTCTGACCACGCCGATCCTGCTCCCGATCATTATGGAGCTGGGCATCAATCCGGTCCACTACGCGGCGGTCGTCGGCGTCAACACGGCTCTCGGGTGTATTACGCCGCCCGCGGCGCCGGTCCTTTACCTCAGCGGGCGTGTTGGGGGCGCCTCTATCAACGAGATAATGAAGCCGGCACTCACCTTCATGGTGCTCTGCTGGATTCCTGTACTTCTCGT
- a CDS encoding flavodoxin family protein, protein MSRKILIVCTSPRRSGNSEMLADEFARGAQEAGHEVKKVCLYDRNIGFCQGCLACQRNMKCVLNDDANAVVEQMGRSEVLVFATPVYFYGMSGQMKTLLDRSNPLFPAEYAFRDIYLLAAAADTDERAVEGVVTGINGWIECFEESRLADVLCGTGADEIGTILNNRPALDRAYEMGKAVR, encoded by the coding sequence ATGAGCAGGAAGATTTTGATTGTCTGTACCAGCCCGCGCAGAAGCGGCAATTCCGAGATGTTGGCCGATGAGTTTGCCAGAGGAGCGCAGGAGGCGGGGCATGAGGTGAAGAAGGTTTGTCTCTATGACAGGAACATCGGCTTTTGCCAAGGCTGTCTTGCCTGCCAAAGGAACATGAAATGTGTGCTGAATGACGACGCCAACGCCGTCGTTGAACAGATGGGGCGCTCCGAGGTGCTGGTATTTGCCACACCGGTCTATTTTTATGGGATGTCGGGACAGATGAAGACGTTGCTTGACAGAAGCAACCCGCTCTTCCCCGCGGAGTATGCCTTCCGCGATATTTACCTGCTGGCCGCCGCCGCTGATACCGACGAGAGGGCCGTCGAAGGCGTGGTTACGGGAATCAATGGCTGGATCGAGTGTTTTGAAGAGAGCAGGCTTGCCGATGTTCTCTGCGGGACTGGTGCCGATGAAATAGGAACTATACTGAACAATCGACCGGCGCTGGATAGGGCGTACGAGATGGGCAAAGCCGTTCGCTAA